The Malassezia japonica chromosome 5, complete sequence genome contains a region encoding:
- the ATG1 gene encoding non-specific serine/threonine protein kinase (EggNog:ENOG503NY72; COG:O; COG:T; COG:U), giving the protein MTSERNGEPISDPPRQLVAVKSVTRAKLSPKLLENLEGEISILTSMRHTNIVDLRDCLYTDDYIHMIMEYCPGGDLSQYIRKRGDVAPWSGDALSNPLAAAQRRLFPHPEDGGLNDAMVRSFLTQLASALRFLRSRDIVHRDIKPQNLLLRIPDDECLESGHPREIPQIKVADFGFARSLPAASLAKTLCGSPLYMAPEILRYEKYDAKADLWSVGAVLYEMSVGKPPFRATNHVELLRRIEQSNDRIKFPDERSQQSLQRDATRRRLNGEPPRLPPHEVAPDIKALIRKLLKRHPVERVSFDEFFHDDIIVSVPYVGRAIIKDDLAASMLSDHTYTSSHDPPAPAEQASKEDRPSLVHPREEGHEGDMEMRDTSPSYPPSAPAQHDSPPANEARDYVLVDKKDAETNGALANRLMDMPLHDRSRTTNTAFGFEPGAEAKPTPPLPLPKRAEGQERGALPPSALSRAISLAGNHLFGSPRPEHADPVRSASFQDPSTVQPLSGKPMSMPATTTHAAPFADASDDDLAAMLKGFAQKSYVLSEFADAKISEYNNGSRLPQGGISPVGSSPNSAALHMQENTAAEGLALYVRALSFLQRGLTAINGYAESLQDTDPTAEMRELAYWFRARFNECYERSMYARSCCSSHTLPDSIQHVDRQIFDKALELARAAALDELEGNRDGLHWDPTSCMLAYETASSLLLGLLDPSEDRMGLSTNSVSTVEKFLKSINKRLGALQLASAGATA; this is encoded by the exons ATGACCTCGGAACGGAATGGGGAGCCGATAAGC GATCCGCCGCGCCAGCTGGTCGCCGTCAAATCGGTGACGCGTGCCAAGCTCTCGCCAAAGCTCTTGGAGAACTTGGAGGGCGAGATTTCGATTTTGACTTCGATGCGGCACACCAACAtcgtcgacctgcgcgactGCCTGTACACGGACGACTACATTCACATGATCATGGAGTACTGCCCCGGCGGCGATCTCTCGCAGTACATCCGCAAGCGCGGCGATGTCGCGCCATGGAGTGGAGATGCACTGAGCAACCCGCTcgcggcagcgcagcgccgcctctttCCGCATCCCGAAGATGGGGGGCTGAACGACGCCATGGTGCGCTCGTTcctcacgcagctcgcctCCGCGCTGCGGTtcctgcgcagccgcgaTATCGTGCACCGCGATATCAAGCCGCAGAATCTCTTGCTGCGCATCCCGGACGACGAGTGCCTCGAAAGCGGACACCCGCGCGAAATTCCCCAGATCAAGGTCGCCGACTTTGGGTTCGCACGCTCGCTCccggccgcctcgctcgccaAGACGCTCTGTGGATCGCCGCTGTACATGGCGCCCGAGATTCTCCGCTACGAAAAGTACGACGCCAAGGCGGATCTGTGGTCCGTCGGAGCGGTGCTCTACGAAATGTCCGTCGGCAAGCCACCGTTCCGCGCCACGAACCACGTGGAACTCCTGCGCCGGATCGAACAGAGCAACGACCGGATCAAGTTTCCGGACGAGCGCTCGCAGCAgtcgctgcagcgcgatgcgactcgccggcgcctcaacggcgagccgccgcggctgccgccgcacgaAGTCGCGCCGGATATCAAGGCTTTGATTCGCAAACTGCTCAAGCGGCAtcccgtcgagcgcgtgagCTTTGACGAGTTCTTCCACGACGACATCATCGTGTCTGTGCCGTATGTCGGACGGGCCATTATCAAGGACGACTTGGCGGCGTCGATGCTCAGCGACCACACCTACACATCTTCGCACGACcccccggcgccggccgagcAAGCGTCCAAAGAGGACCGGCCCTCGCTCGTGCACCCCCGCGAGGAGGGGCACGAGGGCGATATGGAAATGCGCGACACGTCGCCATCCTATCCCCCTTCTGCACCAGCACAGCAcgactcgccgccggctAACGAAGCGCGCGACTATGTGCTAGTTGATAAGAAGGACGCCGAGACGAACGGGGCCCTGGCAAACCGGTTGATGGACATGCCGCTCCACGACCGCAGCCGGACCACCAACACCGCGTTCGGGTTCGAGCCGGGGGCCGAGGCGAAGCCCACACCGCCGCTCCCTTTGCCGAAACGGGCCGAGGGGCAGGAGCGTGGCGCGCTGCCTCCGAGTGCCTTATCGCGCGCGATCAGCTTGGCGGGCAACCACCTCTTTGGATCGCCGCGCCCTGAACATGCGGATcccgtgcgctcggcctccttcCAAGACCCGTCGACCGTGCAACCCTTGTCGGGCAAACCGATGTCGATGCCGGCCACCACTACGCATGCGGCGCCGTTTGCGGATGCCAGCGACGACGATCTCGCGGCCATGCTCAAGGGGTTTGCGCAAAAGTCGTACGTACTGAGCGAGTTTGCCGACGCCAAGATCTCGGAGTACAACAACGGCTCGCGACTGCCGCAGGGGGGAATCAGCCCGGTGGGCAGCAGCCCCAACTCCGCCGCGCTACACATGCAAGAGAACACCGCGGCAGAGGGCCTCGCACTCTACGTTCGCGCGCTGAGTTTTttgcagcgcggcctgaCGGCAATCAATGGCTACGCAGAATCGCTCCAGGACACGGATCCGACGGCAGAGATGCGCGAACTCGCCTATTGGTTCCGTGCGCGTTTCAACGAGTGCTACGAGCGCTCCATGTACGCCcggagctgctgcagctcgcaCACCTTGCCGGACAGCAtccagcacgtcgaccgccAAATCTTTGACAAGGCACTCGAGCTGgctcgtgcggcggccctcgacgagctcgaggggAACCGCGATGGTCTACACTGGGACCCGACGAGCTGCATGCTGGCGTACGAAACCGCATCATCGCTCTTGCTAGGGCTGCTTGACCCCAGCGAAGACCGCATGGGTCTTTCGACCAACTCTGTTTCCACCGTGGAGAAGTTTTTGAAAAGCATCAACAAACGGCtgggcgcgctgcagctggcctcggcgggcgcgaCCGCATGA
- the NRC2 gene encoding serine/threonine protein kinase, AGC (EggNog:ENOG503NUP7; COG:T) — MMNIGQNVQSPPSSCAASPRIGSVTSPTLSAESGAYLERPMSPWSIGEEGRAEAQSLGSPRIAARVPSPPPQRGTPRRVLYMEPSASTSSSLSSGPSVAVAPSLSSMLGESSSAEAYQSMPPAPDAPKEAPAQSRSDLARWIRRVSSAPDTKALFYGRRPSQPTQVVPTDLDSGHAPLPVFAPRHEDALKASHTASATSPNVPQSGPASPRMPETHAEGTASPRRAKLLPTLRTNRARHVSEMPAPEAPRPRGISRLFKSKSSGTLRQVSEKHRTEIPPVPPIPAQEVRVPPVSRVKTVHSAVSAQSFQHIKLLGKGDVGRVYLVQEKQGKRLYAMKVLSKAEMVKRNKIKRVLAEQAILVSSNHPFIVPLYHTFQSKDYLYLCMEYCAGGEFFRTLQSRPGRCLSEEDAKFYAAEVVAALEYLHLMGFIYRDLKPENILLHHTGHLMLSDFDLSAKSVQQGGAAPAMFQASPRAMPLVDTRSCIADLRTNSFVGTEEYIAPEVIKGCGHTSAVDWWTLGILIYEMIFATTPFKGTSRNATFANVLRKDVTFKEGTPISSQGKAFIRKLLVKDEHKRLGSQLGAGEVKQHKWFVNLSWGLLRNMTPPIVPTEVNVAQMVQEAAENPVRTLDWEHQETLETHDVPAPDSPRQPFHAFSNVSLQR, encoded by the coding sequence ATGATGAATATTGGCCAAAATGTGCAatcgccgccgtcgagctgTGCCGCCTCGCCACGCATTGGCAGTGTCACTTCGCCGACACTCAGCGCCGAGAGCGGTGCCTACCTCGAGCGGCCCATGTCGCCATGGTCCATAGGGGAGGAagggcgtgccgaggcacaGAGCCTCGGGAGCCCCAGGATCGCGGCACGtgtgccgtcgccgccacCGCAGCggggcacgccgcggcgtgtgcTGTACATGGAGCCGAGTGCTAGCACCAGCTCCTCACTTTCGTCGgggccgagcgtcgcggtggccccgtcgctctcgagcatgctcggcgagagcagcagcgccgaggcgtaccAGTCGATGCCTccggcgcccgacgcgcccaaagaggcgcctgcgcagaGCCGCTCGGACCTTGCGCGCTGGATCCGGCGTGTATCGAGCGCACCGGATACCAAGGCACTCTTCTATGGGCGCCGACCATCGCAGCCGACGCAGGTTGTGCCCACCGACCTCGATTCGGgccatgcgccgctgcccgtttttgcgccgcgccacgAAGACGCATTAAAAGCGTCGCACACCGCGTCGGCCACCTCGCCCAACGTGCCGCAATCGGGCccggcctcgccgcgcatgcCCGAGACGCATGCAGAaggcaccgcgtcgccgcgtcgggctAAGCTTCTGCCGACGCTACGCACGaaccgcgcgcggcacgtcTCTGAGATGCCGGCGCCGGAAGCGCCCAGGCCGCGGGGCATCTCGCGCCTGTTCAAGTCCAAGAGCTCCGGGACACTGCGCCAGGTCTCGGAAAAGCACCGCACCGAGATTCCGCCCGTGCCCCCGATCCCCGCACAAGAGGTACGCGTGCCGCCCGTGTCGCGCGTCAAGACGGTGCACTCGGCGGTGTCTGCGCAGAGCTTCCAGCACATCAAGCTGCTTGGCAAAGGCGATGTGGGACGCGTGTACCTTGTGCAAGAAAAACAAGGCAAGCGACTCTACGCGATGAAAGTCTTGTCCAAGGCCGAGATGGTCAAGCGCAACAAGATCAAGCGCGtgcttgccgagcaggcgatTCTTGTGTCGTCCAACCATCCGTTTATCGTGCCTCTATACCACACCTTCCAGTCGAAGGACTACCTCTATCTCTGTATGGAGTACTGCGCGGGCGGTGAGTTCTTCCGCACGCTCCAGTCGCGGCCCGGCCGCTGCCTCTCGGAGGAAGACGCAAAGTTTTacgcggccgaggtcgtcgcTGCACTCGAGTACCTGCACCTGATGGGCTTCATCTACCGCGACCTGAAGCCCGAAAACATCCTGCTGCACCACACGGGGCACTTGATGCTCTCCGACTTTGACCTCTCGGCCAAGTCGGTGCAGCAGGGcggagcggcgccggccatgTTCCAGgcgtcgccgcgtgcgATGCCGCTGGTCGacacgcgctcgtgcatCGCAGACCTGCGCACCAACTCGTTTGTCGGCACCGAGGAGTACATCGCTCCGGAAGTGATCAAGGGGTGCGGCCacacgagcgccgtcgacTGGTGGACGCTCGGCATCCTTATCTACGAAATGATCTTTGCAACGACACCCTTCAAGGGGACTTCGCGGAACGCCACCTTTGCCAATGTCTTGCGCAAGGACGTGACTTTTAAGGAAGGCACGCCGATCTCGTCGCAGGGCAAGGCGTTCATCCGCAAGCTCCTTGTCAAGGACGAAcacaagcgcctcggctcgcagctcggcgcgggcgaggTCAAGCAGCACAAGTGGTTCGTCAACCTCTCGTGGGGCCTCTTGCGCAACATGACGCCTCCGATCGTCCCGACCGAGGTGAACGTCGCACAGATGGTCCAGGAAGCGGCAGAGAACCCGGTGAGGACCCTCGACTGGGAGCACCAGGAGACGCTCGAAACGCACGACGTACCGGCGCCAGACTCGCCCCGCCAGCCATTCCACGCGTTCAGCAACGTGTCGCTTCAGCGATAG
- a CDS encoding uncharacterized protein (BUSCO:EOG0926534P; EggNog:ENOG503NXEM; COG:A) — protein sequence MAEFHKESLTLEETNRVRISLGLKPLEDDGPKETETEVSAPAHQKEAEDATRERIAKAQNRRALARQLRGPTLGEEERDEGAKAWVKAQGRRAKENAARILREKEEEEKRVQAEYSAADLQGLRVAHDLDDFASGNERVLTLRDQGVLDNGEDELVDASLARAERDRQNQERKKGPKAYTGLDDDEFEEGGKRGGVLSKYDDDAAPATSSTDAGFRLGDAASTSDMAKRAEARQAQQAAAEARNAQMTTLDYLKNVPVSDYEAADVGFKKSKKKKRQATRVKVEPEEDEAPMPAAPQAPAPRERTLTDNLVDDDELAASLARARRQKAKKTITQITPEMIAKNLAAQQAAEAAEPQEEGMTFDETSEFVRQIAQRPAEEKKEDSVDASSLLVPEPMEADEAEAREAPPQEAPADHSQEDVPTEADAHADAPDTPAGIPTEEEWSELATEAAPDDLASGGVAGALRLLRSQGVIEEATPEQREREKKQLHYDAWVAAQKKADKQHEQELLASRSAPKDQATRERENRMREKREAQEAADRFKDYTPDVKLEYHDEFGRTLSQKEAWKRLSHVFHGNAPGYKAQEKRLRRIEEERRRERMLAGDTSAMTQAFQERSARTGQAHMVLSVGNKDHAPQEIDLLGREREAQISKQPKAAKKETGKGKRKAQPGASPSGPPPGLAAPPAEAPEAPEAPKPTMKPAFAPISSKPGFAPVSSAPASSSAPEAPREKIKISLGKRKAP from the coding sequence ATGGCCGAATTCCACAAAGAGTCGCTGACGCTGGAGGAGACGAACCGCGTGCGTATCTCGCTCGGCCTCAAGCCGCTGGAGGACGATGGGCCGAAGGAGACAGAGACGGAGGTatcggcgccggcgcaccaAAAAGAGGCAGaggacgcgacgcgcgagcgcatcgccaaggcgcagaaccgccgcgcactggcgcgccagctgcgtgggccgacgctcggcgaggaggagcgcgacgagggtGCCAAGGCATGGGTCAAGGCGCAAGGACGGCGTGCGAAGGAGAATGCCGCGCGGATCCTCCGGGAaaaagaggaggaggaaaAGCGCGTCCAGGCCGAGTACTCGGCGGCGGATCTGCAAGGCctgcgcgtggcgcacgacctcgacgactTTGCCTCGGGCAACGAGCGTGTGCTTACGCTGCGTGACCAGGGAGTTCTGGATAatggcgaggacgagctggtGGATGCGAGTCtggcacgcgccgagcgcgacagGCAGAACCAGGAGCGCAAGAAAGGGCCCAAGGCCTACAcgggcctcgacgacgacgagttTGAAGAGGGCGGCAAGCGTGGCGGCGTGCTTAGCAagtacgacgacgacgcggcgcccgcgacgagctcgaccgaCGCAGGtttccgcctcggcgacgccgcgtccACGAGCGATATGGCgaagcgtgccgaggcccgccaggcgcagcaggctgccgccgaggcacgGAATGCACAGATGACGACGCTCGACTATCTCAAAAACGTCCCCGTGTCCGACTACGAGGCCGCGGACGTCGGCTTCAAAAAGTCCAAGAAAAAGAAGCGCCAGGCGACGCGTGTCAAAGTCGAGccggaggaggacgaggcgccgatgccggcggcgccacaggcgcccgcgccccgCGAGCGTACCCTGACCGACAACCTCGTCGATGATGACGAGCTTGCGGCAAGCCTCgcacgcgcccgccgccaaAAAGCCAAAAAGACCATCACGCAAATCACGCCCGAGATGATCGCCAAGAAccttgccgcgcagcaggccgccgaggccgccgagccgcaaGAGGAGGGCATGACGTTTGACGAGACGTCCGAGTTTGTGCGCCAGattgcgcagcgtccggcagaggagaagaaggaggacAGTGTCGatgcctcgtcgctgctggtGCCGGAGCCGATGGAGGCAGACGAGGCAGAGgcacgcgaggcgccgccccAAGAAGCGCCGGCAGACCACTCGCAAGAGGACGTTCCGACCGAggccgatgcgcacgccgacgcgcccgacaCGCCTGCCGGCATTCCCACCGAAGAAGAATGGAgcgagctcgcgaccgaggcggcgccggacgatctcgcgtccggcggcgttgctggcgcgctgcgtctccTGCGCAGCCAAGGCGTGATCGAGGAGGCGAcgcccgagcagcgcgagcgcgaaaAGAAGCAGCTGCACTACGATGCATgggtcgccgcgcagaaAAAGGCGGACAAGCAGCacgagcaggagctgcttgcctcgcgcagcgcgcccaAGGAccaggcgacgcgcgagcgcgagaacCGCATGCGTgagaagcgcgaggcgcaagAGGCCGCGGACCGCTTCAAGGATTATACCCCCGACGTCAAGTTGGAATACCACGACGAGTTTgggcgcacgctctcgCAAAAGGAGGCCTGGAAGCGCCTCTCGCACGTCTTCCACGGCAATGCACCGGGGTACAAGGCGCAGGAGaagcgcctgcggcgcattgAAGAGGAGCGGCGTAGGGAGCGCATGCTTGCGGGCGACACGAGCGCCATGACCCAGGCCTTCCAggagcgctcggcgcgcaccggaCAGGCGCACATGGTGCTGAGTGTCGGCAACAAGGAccatgcgccgcaggagATCGACTTGCttggccgcgagcgcgaggcgcaaaTTTCCAAGCAGCCAAAGGCGGCCAAGAAGGAGACGGGCAAGGGCAAGCGCAAAGCCCAGCCAGgtgcctcgccgtcgggcccgccgccgggcctcgctgcgccgcccgccgaggcgcccgaggcgcccgaggcgccgaagCCGACCATGAAACCTGCGTTTGCGCCCATCTCGTCCAAGCCCGGGTTTGCGCCGGTGTCCTCTGCGCCCgcgtcctcctcggcgcccgaggcccCCCGCGAAAAGATCAAGATCTCGTTGGGAAAGCGCAAAGCGCCATAG
- a CDS encoding uncharacterized protein (EggNog:ENOG503P642; TransMembrane:1 (o824-845i); COG:T) translates to MSSNAIQRIHKLRNMRVPPRWIPGKSTQPGEVASPSISDTAPVEAQADPPRRPSSPFGGQRASFSALRRSLEKGTRSASMLSARNSNDSSSAIDASDLGKTPISLDITLSQPASAEQDEETPVDTPSTSSAQAYIPATDHTPPVLPPVETSPLQTPSFRSPETGTASLPDEPAPTTADEMHAPPAIPGSADARDAQGTEAPSIALDEGDTSAHDVLVDAPSEPLSRSEVTQEMLTTPSSFATMDTAQADVSTDTRSEAEQAPEAHADSLAPTPAKGTDAPAARLAPTPQEGAAATSDAPADAAEAKDEADISASTDVGTPAAALPTMPYTAPTIDSAAAMPWHTSPVATPPAVETTETDGAAKEAANAEAAHAEAPAESTQAEAPSEVAASEAAPAPGTSAAPAAPAEVAASSSEPPSADAPSDEALSPDSGTLPTILTPPTLETPTTPPALELPSGPTPSASATRLAPREAPELPRTSSAVELPVKPETDAPHAGMLGQIGKRGWDMVRGWRQPLPNVRKNTVPGGARLEPGKGESRRRSLFVPNLGAGPKNEVRPTSTPTKMWLDWLESSSPSLAGSGSRNKLRGLRSSTSMLTTSASMQSLRLSPRLGVPEEVGVPAAPLFGMPLRDAVLATRLLVPELSLDEEAKGVPSRAEAQQSLVPRVVTRCIQSLEKWGMDEEGIYRISGRSSHSSRLRALWDVPGADLNMAEISPADLDVHSVCSVLKMYLRELPERLIPQDLALEIDKVMSEHLPTERAPEELRSGELLLRDDAAADALVAALAPCLGRIPCAQWYLLREIAEHLGQLTQPPTVVRTKMPLSNLTLVLAPTLQVSGAVFMALVQFRSRLFTSENRPVSDPLLETGVEDSAEPAPPAAEAADSAPTSPPGDAPRALPPLSMAHGVPTLSAAGGSEGAAPALGHPIADRFAQPRSDLLTSSSDASATPP, encoded by the coding sequence ATGAGCTCGAACGCGATACAGCGCATCCATAAGCTCCGCAACATGCGCGTGCCTCCCCGCTGGATTCCAGGCAAGTCGACGCAGCCCGGCGAGGTTGCGTCGCCGAGTATAAGCGATacggcgccggtcgaggcgcaggcggacccgccgaggcggccctcgtcgccgtttggcggccagcgcgcctcgttctcggccctgcggcgctcgctcgaAAAGGGGACGCGGTCCGCGTCGATGCTCTCTGCACGCAACAGCAACGACTCATCCAGCGCGATCGACGCGTCGGACCTCGGCAAGACTCCGATCTCGCTCGACATCACCCTCAGCCAGCCGGCCAGCGCCGAACAGGACGAGGAGACGCCGGTCGacacgccgtcgacctcgtccgCACAGGCGTACATACCTGCTACTGACCATacgccgccggtgctccCGCCGGTCGAGACGTcgccgctgcagacgcCGTCGTTCCGGTCGCCCGAGACGGGCACGGCTTCGCTGCCGGACGAGCCCGCCCCGACGACCGCGGACGAGATGCACGCCCCGCCTGCGATTCCCGGCAGCGCAGACGCGAGGGATGCGCAAGGGACAGAGGCGCCGTCCATCGCACTCGATGAGGGCGACACGTCGGCACacgacgtgctcgtcgacgcacCGTCCGAGCCACTGTCGCGCAGCGAAGTGACGCAAGAGATGCTTACCACGCCGTCGTCGTTCGCGACAATGGacacggcgcaggcggacGTGTCGACCGACACGCGctccgaggccgagcaggcgccggaagcgcacgccgaTAGCCTCGCTCCTACGCCGGCCAAGGGCACggacgcgcctgcggcgcgcctggcgccgacgccgcaggagggcgctgcggcgacCTCAGACGCACCTGCGGATGCGGCCGAGGCAAAAGACGAGGCAGAtatctcggcgagcaccgacgtcggcacgccggcggcggcgctgcccaCTATGCCGTACACTGCGCCGACGATCgacagcgcggcggccatgCCATGGCACACGTCGCCCGTagcgacgccgccggccgtggAGACCACAGAGACGGACGGCGCCGCAAAGGAGGCCGCcaacgccgaggcggcccacgccgaggcgccggccgaaTCCACCCAGGCCGAGGCCCCGAGCGAGGTCGCGgcgtccgaggcggcgcccgcgcccggcacgtcggccgcgcctgctgcgcctgctgaAGTGGCCGCGTCGTCTTCCGAGCCCCCAtcggcggacgcgccgtcggACGAGGCATTGTCGCCTGACTCGGGCACGCTTCCCACGATCCTCACACCTCCTACGCTAGAGACGCCCACCACTCCtcctgcgctcgagctgcccTCGGGCCCCACTCCGTctgcctcggcgacgcgccttgCCCCCCGCGAGGCCCccgagctgccgcgcacgtcgagtgccgtcgagctcccCGTGAAGCCCGAGACGGATGCCCCCCACGCCGGCATGCTGGGCCAGATCGGCAAACGCGGCTGGGACATGGTGCGTGGTTGGCGGCAGCCGCTGCCGAACGTGCGCAAAAACACGGTGCCAGGTGGTGCGCGGCTGGAGCCCGGGAAAGGCgagtcgcgccgccgttcGCTCTTTGTGCCGAATCTCGGTGCGGGCCCCAAGAACGAGGTGCGCCccacctcgacgccgaccaagATGTGGCTCGACTGGCTCGAGTCCTCCAGCCCCTCGCTGGCTGGCTCCGGGTCGCGCAACAAGCTGCGTGGCCTGCGTTCGTCTACGTCGATGCTCACCACGTCGGCGAGTATGCAGTCGCTGCGCCTCTCCCCCCGGCTGGGCGTGCCCGAGGAGGTGGGCGtgcctgccgcgccgctctttggcatgccgctgcgcgacgcggtgcttgCGACCCGCCTGCTCGTCCCGGAGCTGAgtctcgacgaggaggcgaaaggcgtgccgagccgtgccgaggcgcagcagtCGCTCGTGCCCCGCGTCGTCACGCGGTGCATCCAGAGCCTGGAAAAGTGGGGTATGGACGAGGAAGGCATCTACCGCATTTCTgggcgctcgtcgcactcgtcacgcctgcgtgcgctgtgGGACGTGCCCGGCGCGGACTTGAACATGGCCGAGATCAGCCCcgcggacctcgacgtgcaCTCGGTGTGCAGCGTGCTGAAAATgtacctgcgcgagctcccCGAGCGCCTCATCCCCCAGGATCTCGCCCTGGAGATCGACAAAGTAATGAGCGAGCACCTGCCGAcagagcgcgcgccggaaGAGCTGCGCTCCGGCGAGCTcttgctgcgcgacgacgccgcggccgacgcgctggtcgcggcgctggcgcccTGCCTCGGCCGCATTCCGTGTGCGCAGTGGTACCTCTTGCGCGagatcgccgagcacctcggccagctcacgcagccaccgacggtcgtgcgcaccaAGATGCCGCTGTCGAACCTCACGTTGGTCctcgcgccgacgctgcaGGTCTCGGGCGCGGTGTTTatggcgctcgtgcagttCCGCAGCCGCCTCTTTACGAGCGAAAACCGCCCTGTTTCCGACCCGCTCCTCGAGACCGGCGTCGAAGACAGCGCGGAGCCGGccccgccggcggccgaggctGCGGACAGCGCAccgacgtcgccgccgggTGACGCGCCCCGAGCGCTCCCCCCTCTGTCGATGGCCCACGGGGTGCCGACCCTTTCTGCCGCAGGCGGCAGCgaaggcgccgcgcccgcacTGGGTCACCCCATCGCCGACCGATttgcgcagccgcgcagCGATCTGTTGACGTCGAGCTCCGACGCTTCGGCCACCCCACCGTAG
- a CDS encoding uncharacterized protein (EggNog:ENOG503PJUW; TransMembrane:3 (i96-118o152-172i192-209o)) has translation MSDASLVYVPSEQRRPVRRRLPSFFPDAGNRDVWRRLVGWDAVDNGLQAVRFVLLLVDAHYRVAPPRTPWAKVRRPSVYLLTQTLSKASRVALGKWLMIVSEGVANVRRIALMVVWAFSGVSHLLRRSKAEEEEAPTVTERFETLGEVLGNVAETCDVAAFLSGSGLFWGVFGLRREPRGWVQRRRRGIERVGTYVGLLTLVVHVYVLARRNQEIAEDMGESVKTMQMQLEQYDAAVQHDAAAPPSVKETVTQEYKDYVLNRRRLRWLGIERTCLYCDASFTLFEAWAPDAEKDLLEASTGLLAAVLRLLRLWNEARFGALDI, from the coding sequence atgaGCGACGCTTCGTTGGTCTATGTCCCGTcggagcagcggcgcccggtgcgccgccggctgcCCAGCTTCTTTCCCGACGCGGGCAACCGCGATGTATGGCGCAGGCTAGTAGGCTGGGATGCCGTCGACAACGGGCTgcaggcggtgcgctttgtgctgctgctcgtcgacgcgcactATCGCGTTGCGCCGCCCCGCACGCCGTGGGCCAAGGTCCGGCGCCCGTCGGTGTATTTGCTCACACAGACGCTGTCGAAGGcttcgcgcgtcgccctcggcaaGTGGCTCATGATTGTCAGCGAAGGCGTCGCAaacgtgcgccgcattgCGCTGATGGTCGTCTGGGCCTTTTCCGGCGTGTCTCACCTGCTCCGGCGGAGCAAGgcggaggaggaggaggcaCCGACCGTGACGGAGCGCTtcgagacgctcggcgaggtgctcggcaacgtcgccgagacgtgcgacgtcgccgcgtTCCTCTCTGGCTCCGGCCTTTTTTGGGGCGTGTTtggcctgcggcgcgagccgcgggggtgggtgcagcgccgccgccgcggcatcgagcgcgtcgggaCGTACGTCGGGCTCCTcacgctcgtcgtgcaTGTGTacgtcctcgcgcgccgcaaccAGGAGATCGCCGAGGACATGGGCGAGAGCGTTAAGACGATGCAGatgcagctcgagcagtacgacgcggcggtccagcacgacgcggctgcgccgccgagcgtcaAGGAAACCGTCACGCAAGAGTACAAGGACTATGTGCTGAACCGCCGACGCCTGCGGTGGCTCGGTATCGAGCGCACCTGCCTGTACTGCGACGCGTCCTTTACGCTCTTTGAGGCGTGGGCGCCCGATGCGGAGAaggacctgctcgaggcgtccaccggcctgctcgccgcggtgctgcgcctgctgcgcctgtggAACGAGGCGCGCTTCGGGGCACTCGATATTTGA